Proteins co-encoded in one Streptomyces roseochromogenus subsp. oscitans DS 12.976 genomic window:
- the atpD gene encoding F0F1 ATP synthase subunit beta, which translates to MTTTVETATATGRVARVIGPVVDVEFPVDAMPDIYNALHVEVSDPANAGEKKTLTLEVAQHLGDGLVRTISMQPTDGLVRQAPVTDTGAAISVPVGDFTKGKVFNTLGEVLNVDESYDGERWPIHRKAPNFDELESKTEMFETGVKVIDLLTPYVKGGKIGLFGGAGVGKTVLIQEMIYRVANNHDGVSVFAGVGERTREGNDLIEEMSDSGVIDKTALVFGQMDEPPGTRLRVALAGLTMAEYFRDVQKQDVLFFIDNIFRFTQAGSEVSTLLGRMPSAVGYQPNLADEMGLLQERITSTRGHSITSMQAIYVPADDLTDPAPATTFAHLDATTVLSRPISEKGIYPAVDPLDSTSRILDPRYIAQDHYNAAMRVKNILQKYKDLQDIIAILGIDELGEEDKLVVHRARRVERFLSQNTHVAKQFTGVDGSDVPLDETITAFNAICDGEFDHFPEQAFFMCGGLEDLKANAKELGVS; encoded by the coding sequence ATGACCACCACTGTTGAGACCGCGACGGCTACGGGCCGCGTCGCCCGGGTCATCGGCCCGGTCGTCGACGTGGAGTTCCCCGTCGACGCGATGCCGGACATCTACAACGCCCTTCACGTCGAGGTCTCCGACCCGGCGAACGCGGGCGAGAAGAAGACGCTGACCCTGGAGGTCGCCCAGCACCTGGGTGACGGCCTGGTCCGCACCATCTCCATGCAGCCGACCGACGGTCTGGTCCGCCAGGCCCCGGTCACCGACACGGGCGCGGCCATCTCCGTCCCCGTCGGCGACTTCACCAAGGGCAAGGTGTTCAACACCCTCGGTGAGGTGCTGAACGTCGACGAGTCCTACGACGGCGAGCGCTGGCCGATCCACCGCAAGGCCCCGAACTTCGACGAGCTCGAGTCCAAGACCGAGATGTTCGAGACGGGCGTCAAGGTCATCGACCTGCTCACCCCGTACGTCAAGGGCGGCAAGATCGGCCTGTTCGGCGGCGCCGGCGTCGGCAAGACGGTGCTCATCCAGGAGATGATCTACCGTGTCGCCAACAACCACGACGGTGTCTCCGTGTTCGCCGGTGTCGGTGAGCGCACCCGTGAGGGCAACGACCTGATCGAGGAGATGTCCGACTCGGGCGTCATCGACAAGACCGCGCTGGTCTTCGGTCAGATGGACGAGCCCCCGGGCACCCGTCTGCGCGTCGCGCTGGCCGGCCTCACCATGGCCGAGTACTTCCGTGACGTCCAGAAGCAGGACGTGCTGTTCTTCATCGACAACATCTTCCGCTTCACGCAGGCCGGTTCCGAGGTCTCCACGCTGCTCGGCCGTATGCCGTCCGCGGTGGGTTACCAGCCGAACCTGGCCGACGAGATGGGCCTCCTCCAGGAGCGCATCACCTCGACCCGCGGTCACTCGATCACCTCGATGCAGGCGATCTACGTCCCCGCCGACGACCTGACCGACCCGGCCCCGGCGACCACCTTCGCCCACCTCGACGCGACGACGGTTCTCTCCCGTCCGATCTCCGAGAAGGGTATCTACCCGGCCGTGGACCCGCTGGACTCCACGTCCCGGATCCTGGACCCGCGCTACATCGCGCAGGACCACTACAACGCGGCCATGCGCGTGAAGAACATCCTGCAGAAGTACAAGGACCTGCAGGACATCATCGCGATCCTCGGTATCGACGAGCTGGGCGAGGAGGACAAGCTCGTCGTCCACCGTGCCCGTCGTGTGGAGCGCTTCCTGTCCCAGAACACCCACGTCGCCAAGCAGTTCACCGGCGTGGACGGTTCGGACGTCCCGCTGGACGAGACGATCACGGCGTTCAACGCGATCTGCGACGGCGAGTTCGACCACTTCCCGGAGCAGGCGTTCTTCATGTGCGGTGGCCTGGAGGACCTCAA
- a CDS encoding F0F1 ATP synthase subunit gamma, producing MGAQLRVYKRRIRSVSATKKITKAMEMIAASRVVKAQRKVAASTPYATELTRAVTAVGTGSNTKHPLTTEAENPARAAVLLLTSDRGLAGAFNSNAIKTAEQLTERLEREGKQVDTYIVGRRGVAHYNFRERKIAESFTGFTDEPTYADAKKVAAPLIEAIEKETAEGGVDELHIVFTEFVSMMTQTALDARLLPLRLEEVAEEAHPKGEILPLYDFEPSAEDVLDALLPRYVESRIYNALLQSAASKHAATRRAMKSATDNAGELINNLTRLANAARQAEITQEISEIVGGASALADATAGSDR from the coding sequence ATGGGAGCCCAGCTCCGGGTCTACAAGCGTCGCATCCGATCCGTCAGCGCGACCAAGAAGATCACGAAGGCGATGGAGATGATCGCCGCCTCGCGCGTCGTCAAGGCGCAGCGCAAGGTGGCGGCCTCCACGCCGTACGCGACCGAGCTGACGCGCGCGGTCACGGCGGTCGGCACCGGCTCGAACACCAAGCACCCGCTCACCACGGAGGCGGAGAACCCGGCCCGTGCCGCGGTTCTGCTCCTCACGAGCGACCGCGGCCTCGCCGGCGCCTTCAACTCCAACGCCATCAAGACGGCGGAGCAGCTGACCGAGCGCCTGGAGCGCGAGGGCAAGCAGGTCGACACGTACATCGTCGGCCGGCGCGGTGTCGCCCACTACAACTTCCGCGAGCGCAAGATCGCGGAGTCGTTCACGGGCTTCACGGACGAGCCGACGTACGCGGACGCCAAGAAGGTCGCGGCGCCCCTGATCGAGGCCATCGAGAAGGAGACGGCCGAGGGTGGTGTGGATGAACTCCACATCGTCTTCACCGAGTTCGTCTCGATGATGACGCAGACGGCGCTGGACGCCCGGCTGCTGCCGCTTCGCCTCGAAGAGGTCGCCGAGGAGGCTCACCCCAAGGGGGAGATCCTCCCGCTGTACGACTTCGAGCCCTCGGCGGAGGACGTCCTCGACGCCCTGCTGCCGCGCTATGTGGAAAGCCGTATCTACAACGCGCTGCTCCAGTCGGCCGCTTCGAAGCACGCCGCCACGCGGCGCGCGATGAAGTCGGCCACCGACAACGCGGGCGAGCTGATCAACAACCTCACCCGTCTTGCCAACGCGGCCCGCCAGGCCGAAATCACCCAGGAAATCAGCGAGATCGTCGGTGGCGCGAGCGCCCTGGCCGACGCGACCGCGGGGAGTGACCGATAA
- the atpA gene encoding F0F1 ATP synthase subunit alpha — MAELTIRPEEIRDALENFVQSYKPDAASREEVGTVTLAGDGIAKVEGLPSAMANELLKFEDGTLGLALNLEEREIGAIVLGEFSGIEEGQPVQRTGEVLSVAVGEGYLGRVVDPLGNPIDGLGEIETSGRRALELQAPTVMQRKSVHEPMETGYKAVDAMTPIGRGQRQLIIGDRQTGKTALAVDTIINQRDNWRSGDPKKQVRCIYVAIGQKGSTIAGVRRALEENGALEYTTIVAAPASDPAGFKYLAPYTGSAIGQQWMYEGKHVLIIFDDLSKQADAYRAVSLLLRRPPGREAYPGDVFYLHSRLLERCAKLSDDMGAGSMTGLPIVETKANDVSAFIPTNVISITDGQCFLESDLFNAGQRPALNVGISVSRVGGSAQHKAMRQVSGRLRVDLAQFRELEAFAAFGSDLDAASKAQLERGSRMVELLKQDQYQPMATEDQVVSVWAGTNGRMDDVPVTDIRRFEKELIDFLHRKHQGLMTSIKEGAKMSSDTIQAVDDAVAEFKKQFETSDGKLLGEDVPAAAAK; from the coding sequence ATGGCGGAGCTCACGATCCGGCCGGAGGAGATCCGGGACGCGCTGGAGAACTTCGTCCAGTCGTACAAGCCGGACGCGGCCTCGCGCGAGGAGGTCGGTACGGTCACCCTTGCCGGCGACGGCATCGCGAAGGTCGAGGGCCTGCCCTCGGCCATGGCCAACGAACTGCTGAAGTTCGAGGACGGCACCCTCGGCCTCGCCCTCAACCTCGAGGAGCGCGAGATCGGTGCCATCGTCCTCGGTGAGTTCAGCGGCATCGAGGAGGGTCAGCCGGTGCAGCGCACCGGTGAGGTCCTCTCCGTCGCGGTCGGCGAGGGCTACCTCGGCCGTGTCGTCGACCCGCTCGGCAACCCGATCGACGGCCTCGGCGAGATCGAGACGTCCGGCCGCCGTGCGCTGGAGCTGCAGGCCCCCACGGTCATGCAGCGCAAGTCGGTGCACGAGCCGATGGAGACCGGCTACAAGGCCGTCGACGCGATGACCCCGATCGGCCGTGGTCAGCGTCAGCTGATCATCGGTGACCGCCAGACCGGCAAGACCGCCCTGGCCGTCGACACGATCATCAACCAGCGCGACAACTGGCGCTCGGGCGACCCGAAGAAGCAGGTCCGCTGCATCTACGTCGCCATCGGCCAGAAGGGCTCCACCATCGCCGGCGTGCGCCGCGCGCTGGAGGAGAACGGCGCCCTGGAGTACACGACCATCGTCGCCGCCCCGGCGTCCGACCCGGCCGGCTTCAAGTACCTTGCGCCGTACACCGGTTCGGCCATCGGCCAGCAGTGGATGTACGAGGGCAAGCACGTCCTCATCATCTTCGACGACCTGTCGAAGCAGGCCGACGCCTACCGCGCCGTGTCGCTGCTGCTGCGCCGCCCACCGGGCCGTGAGGCCTACCCGGGTGACGTCTTCTACCTGCACTCCCGGCTGCTGGAGCGCTGCGCCAAGCTCTCCGACGACATGGGTGCCGGCTCGATGACCGGTCTGCCGATCGTCGAGACCAAGGCCAACGACGTCTCGGCGTTCATCCCGACCAACGTCATCTCCATCACCGACGGCCAGTGCTTCCTGGAGTCGGACCTGTTCAACGCCGGTCAGCGTCCCGCGCTGAACGTCGGTATCTCCGTCTCCCGAGTCGGTGGTTCCGCGCAGCACAAGGCGATGCGCCAGGTCTCCGGCCGCCTCCGTGTCGACCTCGCCCAGTTCCGTGAGCTGGAGGCGTTCGCCGCCTTCGGTTCCGACCTGGACGCGGCCTCCAAGGCGCAGCTGGAGCGCGGTTCGCGCATGGTCGAGCTGCTGAAGCAGGACCAGTACCAGCCGATGGCCACCGAGGACCAGGTCGTCTCCGTCTGGGCCGGCACCAACGGCCGCATGGACGACGTCCCGGTCACCGACATCCGCCGCTTCGAGAAGGAACTGATCGACTTCCTGCACCGGAAGCACCAGGGCCTGATGACCTCCATCAAGGAGGGCGCCAAGATGTCGTCCGACACGATCCAGGCGGTCGACGACGCGGTGGCCGAGTTCAAGAAGCAGTTCGAGACCTCGGACGGCAAGCTGCTCGGCGAGGACGTTCCTGCCGCTGCCGCCAAGTGA
- a CDS encoding F0F1 ATP synthase subunit delta, protein MHGASREALAAARERLDALTDSTSVDAGQLADELAAVTALLDREAGLRRVLTDPAQPAEAKAELVQRLIGAQVSGSTADLVAGMARSRWSQPRDVVDALEELASTADLTAAEKTGTLDDAEDELFRFGRIVSSSTELRAALTDRAAGTAAKTELLHRLLGGRAKPVTERLVTRLVTAPRGRSLEAGLESLSKLAAERRDRMVAVVTSAVPLSDGQKQRLGAALAKLYGRRMHLNLDVDPEVVGGIRVQVGDEVINGSLADRLDDAARRMAS, encoded by the coding sequence ATGCACGGAGCGAGCCGCGAGGCCCTGGCTGCCGCCCGTGAGCGTCTCGACGCGCTGACGGACTCCACGTCCGTGGACGCCGGGCAGCTCGCGGACGAGCTGGCGGCCGTCACCGCGCTGCTCGACCGCGAGGCCGGCCTGCGCCGGGTCCTCACCGACCCGGCGCAGCCCGCGGAGGCCAAGGCGGAACTGGTCCAGCGTCTGATCGGCGCCCAGGTCAGCGGGTCCACCGCCGACCTGGTGGCCGGGATGGCGCGCTCCCGCTGGTCGCAGCCCCGTGACGTGGTGGACGCGCTGGAGGAGCTGGCGAGCACCGCCGACCTCACGGCCGCGGAGAAGACGGGCACCCTCGACGACGCCGAGGACGAGCTGTTCCGGTTCGGCCGGATCGTCTCCTCCAGCACCGAGCTGCGCGCCGCGCTGACCGACCGCGCCGCGGGTACGGCGGCCAAGACCGAGCTGCTGCACCGGCTGCTCGGCGGCCGGGCCAAGCCCGTCACCGAGCGACTGGTGACGCGTCTTGTGACCGCGCCGCGTGGACGTAGCCTGGAAGCGGGACTGGAGTCCCTGTCCAAGCTGGCCGCCGAGCGCCGGGACCGTATGGTCGCCGTCGTCACCTCGGCGGTACCGCTGAGCGACGGCCAGAAGCAGCGCCTCGGCGCCGCCCTCGCCAAGCTCTACGGCCGCCGGATGCACCTCAACCTGGACGTGGACCCCGAGGTCGTCGGCGGTATCCGGGTGCAGGTCGGTGACGAGGTCATCAACGGCTCCCTCGCGGACCGCCTGGACGACGCCGCCCGCCGCATGGCGAGCTGA
- a CDS encoding F0F1 ATP synthase subunit B, whose product MIANLAQLAAEETEQNPLVPAGPELLVGTIAFAIVFFFFWKKLLPNINKVLEERRAAIEGGIEEADAMKVEAQSVLEQYKAQLAEARHEAARLRQEAQEQGAALIAEMRAEGQRQREEIVAAGHAQIEADRKVAASSLRQDVGKLATELAGKLVGESLEDHARQSRVIDRFLDELEEKAEATR is encoded by the coding sequence GTGATCGCCAACCTGGCACAGCTGGCGGCCGAGGAGACCGAGCAGAACCCGCTCGTCCCGGCCGGTCCCGAGCTGCTCGTCGGCACCATCGCCTTCGCCATCGTGTTCTTCTTCTTCTGGAAGAAGCTGCTTCCGAACATCAACAAGGTTCTGGAGGAGCGCCGAGCGGCGATCGAAGGCGGTATCGAAGAGGCCGACGCCATGAAGGTCGAGGCCCAGAGCGTCCTTGAGCAGTACAAGGCCCAGCTCGCCGAGGCCCGGCACGAGGCCGCGCGCCTGCGCCAGGAGGCGCAGGAGCAGGGTGCCGCGCTCATCGCCGAGATGCGGGCCGAGGGCCAGCGGCAGCGCGAGGAGATCGTCGCCGCCGGTCACGCCCAGATCGAGGCCGACCGCAAGGTCGCCGCGTCCTCGCTGCGTCAGGACGTCGGCAAGCTCGCCACCGAACTGGCCGGCAAGCTCGTCGGCGAGTCCCTTGAGGACCACGCCCGCCAGAGCCGTGTGATCGACCGCTTCCTCGACGAGCTTGAGGAGAAGGCCGAGGCAACTCGATGA
- the atpE gene encoding ATP synthase F0 subunit C, with amino-acid sequence MSAALETLAATAGVHGSVGSIGYGLAAIGPGIGVGIIFGNGTQALARQPEAAGLIRANQILGFAFCEALALIGIVMPFVFGK; translated from the coding sequence ATGTCCGCTGCTCTTGAGACCCTCGCCGCCACCGCTGGTGTTCACGGCTCCGTCGGCTCGATCGGCTACGGCCTCGCTGCGATCGGCCCTGGCATCGGCGTCGGCATCATCTTCGGTAACGGCACCCAGGCCCTGGCCCGCCAGCCCGAGGCCGCCGGTCTGATCCGCGCCAACCAGATCCTGGGCTTCGCCTTCTGTGAGGCGCTCGCCCTCATCGGCATCGTTATGCCGTTCGTGTTCGGTAAGTAA
- the atpB gene encoding F0F1 ATP synthase subunit A: MSDNGCGFPAPGLNSFLFKPLFTVGGFEFNKVMLLALVTTLLVVTFFSAAFGKAKVVPGKLQMIGEAGYDFVRRGIVYETLGKREGEKWVPLMVSIFFFVWIMNVWSVIPLAQFPVSSVIAFPMVLAAIVYITWVALTFKKHGFVGFFKNVTGYDKSLGAVLPLVMVIEFFSNLLVRPFTHAVRLFANMFAGHLMLVMFTVASWYLLNSWLVVGAGVSFVMTMAMILFELFVQAVQAYVFVLLACSYIQGALAEHH, translated from the coding sequence CTGTCCGACAACGGGTGCGGTTTCCCGGCCCCGGGCCTGAACTCCTTCCTGTTCAAGCCGCTCTTCACCGTCGGGGGCTTCGAGTTCAACAAGGTGATGCTGCTCGCGCTCGTCACCACGCTGCTCGTCGTCACCTTCTTCTCGGCCGCCTTCGGCAAGGCCAAGGTCGTTCCGGGCAAGCTCCAGATGATCGGCGAGGCCGGCTACGACTTCGTGCGCCGCGGCATCGTGTACGAGACCCTCGGCAAGCGCGAGGGCGAGAAGTGGGTGCCGCTCATGGTCTCCATCTTCTTCTTCGTCTGGATCATGAACGTCTGGTCCGTGATCCCGCTGGCGCAGTTCCCGGTGTCCTCGGTCATCGCCTTCCCGATGGTGCTGGCCGCGATCGTCTACATCACCTGGGTGGCGCTCACCTTCAAGAAGCACGGATTCGTCGGCTTCTTCAAGAACGTCACCGGCTACGACAAGTCGCTCGGCGCCGTGCTGCCGCTCGTCATGGTCATCGAGTTCTTCTCGAACCTGCTGGTCCGCCCCTTCACGCACGCGGTGCGACTCTTCGCCAACATGTTCGCCGGTCACCTGATGCTGGTCATGTTCACCGTGGCCTCCTGGTACCTGCTGAACAGCTGGCTGGTCGTGGGCGCCGGAGTCTCCTTCGTGATGACGATGGCCATGATCCTCTTCGAGCTCTTCGTCCAGGCCGTCCAGGCGTACGTCTTCGTGCTGCTGGCCTGCTCCTACATTCAGGGCGCTCTCGCCGAGCACCACTGA
- a CDS encoding MraY family glycosyltransferase, which yields MREYLLTLCVTAVVTYLLTGPVRKFAIVAGAMPEIRARDVHREPTPRLGGIAMFFGLCAGLLVAAHLTNLNEVFAKSNEPRALLSGAALIWLIGVLDDKFEIDALIKLGGQMIAAGVMVMQGLTILWLPIPGVGNVALTQWQGTLLTVALVVITINAVNFVDGLDGLAAGMVCIAAAAFFLYSYRIWYSYGIEAAAPATLFAAILMGMCLGFLPHNMHPARIFMGDSGSMLIGLVLAAGAISITGQVDPDALALFTGSEKAAVHQTVPVYIPLLLPLTIIAVPAADLVLAIVRRTWRGQSPFAADRGHLHHRLLEIGHSHSRAVLIMYFWSALIAFGALAYSVNSASMWIVLGVVFLSSVGLVLLLLPRFTPRVPVWAQRFVPPRYRRRRRVAEAAVAMEAGAPQGTRQAPHETGERAPVTAGVSGVNGATAIGPRSRFFDRR from the coding sequence GTGCGTGAATACCTGCTGACGCTCTGCGTCACGGCCGTGGTGACGTACCTGCTGACAGGGCCGGTACGGAAGTTCGCGATCGTGGCCGGGGCGATGCCGGAGATCCGGGCCCGTGACGTGCACCGGGAGCCCACTCCGCGCCTCGGCGGTATCGCCATGTTCTTCGGGCTGTGCGCGGGCCTGCTGGTCGCGGCCCACCTGACCAACCTCAACGAGGTCTTCGCGAAGTCGAACGAACCGCGGGCCCTGCTCTCCGGAGCGGCCCTGATCTGGCTGATCGGCGTCCTGGACGACAAATTCGAGATCGACGCGCTGATCAAGCTGGGCGGCCAGATGATCGCCGCGGGCGTCATGGTCATGCAGGGTCTGACGATCCTGTGGCTGCCCATCCCCGGCGTCGGCAATGTGGCACTGACCCAGTGGCAGGGCACCCTGCTGACCGTCGCGCTCGTCGTCATCACGATCAACGCGGTGAACTTCGTGGACGGCCTGGACGGCCTCGCGGCCGGCATGGTCTGCATCGCGGCCGCCGCGTTCTTCCTCTACTCGTACCGGATCTGGTACTCGTACGGCATCGAGGCCGCCGCTCCCGCGACCCTGTTCGCGGCGATCCTGATGGGCATGTGCCTGGGCTTCCTGCCGCACAACATGCATCCCGCGCGGATCTTCATGGGTGACTCCGGCTCGATGCTGATCGGTCTGGTGCTGGCGGCGGGTGCGATCTCGATCACGGGCCAGGTGGACCCGGACGCCCTCGCGCTGTTCACGGGTTCGGAGAAGGCGGCCGTGCACCAGACGGTGCCGGTGTACATCCCGCTGCTGCTGCCGCTGACGATCATCGCGGTGCCGGCCGCGGACCTGGTCCTCGCGATCGTCCGGCGCACCTGGCGCGGCCAGTCGCCGTTCGCCGCGGACCGCGGGCATCTGCACCACCGGCTGCTGGAGATCGGCCACTCGCACAGCCGGGCCGTGCTGATCATGTACTTCTGGTCGGCCCTGATCGCCTTCGGCGCGCTGGCGTACTCGGTCAACTCGGCCTCGATGTGGATCGTGCTCGGCGTGGTGTTCCTCAGCTCGGTCGGGCTCGTCCTGCTGCTGCTCCCGCGCTTCACGCCGCGGGTGCCGGTCTGGGCGCAGCGGTTCGTGCCGCCGCGCTACCGCCGCCGGCGCCGGGTGGCCGAGGCCGCTGTGGCCATGGAGGCGGGTGCGCCGCAGGGGACTCGTCAGGCCCCTCACGAGACCGGGGAACGGGCCCCTGTCACCGCCGGAGTCTCGGGCGTCAACGGGGCGACCGCGATTGGCCCTCGTTCGCGTTTCTTTGATCGCCGCTGA
- the glyA gene encoding serine hydroxymethyltransferase, which yields MSVTPTLKTDVLRHQDPELAEILLGELRRQSTSLQLIAAENFTSRAVLEALGSPLANKYAEGYPGARHHGGCELVDVAERLAVDRAKALFGAEHANVQAHSGSSAVLAAYAALLRPGDTVLALGLHYGGHLTHGSPANFSGRWFDFVGYGVDAETGLIDHDQVRHLARNHRPKAIVCGSIAYPRHFDYAFFREVADEVGAYLIADAAHPIGLVAGGVAPNPVPYADIVCATTHKVLRGPRGGMILCGSELAERVDRAVFPFTQGGAQMHTIAAKAVAFGEAATPAFGLYAHQVVDNARMLAGQLAAEGLAVTTGGTDTHLITADPAPLGVDGRTARGRLAAAGIVLDCCVLPHGDGRGLRLGTAAVTTQGMGEPEMLRIAALMAAVLRGATDPAAARDEVRVLTGDFPPYPG from the coding sequence ATGTCGGTCACCCCTACCCTCAAGACCGACGTCCTGCGGCACCAGGACCCCGAGCTGGCCGAGATCCTGCTCGGCGAACTGCGCCGGCAGTCGACCTCGCTGCAGCTGATCGCCGCCGAGAACTTCACCTCGCGCGCGGTGCTGGAAGCGCTGGGCTCGCCGCTCGCCAACAAGTACGCCGAGGGCTACCCCGGTGCCCGGCACCACGGCGGCTGCGAACTCGTCGACGTCGCCGAGCGGCTCGCCGTCGACCGGGCCAAGGCCCTCTTCGGTGCCGAACACGCCAACGTCCAGGCCCACTCAGGCTCTTCGGCCGTCCTGGCCGCCTACGCCGCGCTGCTGCGCCCCGGCGACACCGTCCTCGCCCTCGGCCTGCACTACGGCGGCCACCTCACCCACGGCTCGCCCGCGAACTTCTCCGGCCGCTGGTTCGACTTCGTGGGGTACGGCGTGGACGCGGAGACCGGGCTCATCGATCACGACCAGGTCCGCCACCTCGCCCGCAACCACCGGCCGAAGGCGATCGTGTGCGGCTCCATCGCCTACCCCCGCCACTTCGACTACGCCTTCTTCCGCGAGGTCGCCGACGAGGTCGGCGCCTATCTGATCGCCGACGCCGCGCATCCGATCGGGCTGGTCGCCGGCGGCGTGGCGCCGAACCCGGTGCCGTACGCCGACATCGTGTGCGCGACCACCCACAAGGTGCTGCGCGGGCCGCGCGGCGGGATGATCCTGTGCGGGAGCGAACTGGCCGAGCGCGTCGACCGGGCGGTGTTCCCGTTCACCCAGGGCGGTGCGCAGATGCACACGATCGCCGCGAAGGCCGTGGCGTTCGGCGAGGCGGCAACACCGGCGTTCGGCTTGTACGCCCATCAGGTGGTCGACAATGCGCGGATGCTGGCCGGTCAGCTGGCCGCCGAGGGTCTCGCCGTCACCACCGGCGGCACGGACACCCACCTGATCACCGCCGACCCCGCCCCGCTCGGCGTGGACGGCCGCACCGCCCGTGGCCGGCTGGCCGCCGCCGGGATCGTTCTGGACTGCTGTGTGCTGCCGCACGGCGACGGCCGCGGTCTGCGCCTGGGCACGGCCGCGGTGACCACGCAGGGCATGGGGGAGCCGGAGATGCTGCGGATCGCGGCGCTGATGGCGGCCGTGCTGCGGGGCGCGACCGACCCGGCCGCGGCTCGGGACGAGGTGCGCGTGCTCACAGGCGATTTTCCGCCGTATCCAGGCTGA
- a CDS encoding low molecular weight phosphatase family protein, giving the protein MTAPEAGRGIGIGEHLAEETTTFGFPRDTFRILHVSTGNVCRSPITERLTRHFVTERLGVLGGGLIVESAGTWGHEGAPMEANAETVLVEFGADASGFVGRELLDEHVIRADLVLTATRDHRAQVISMGHSAGLRTFTLKEFTRLVRAIDPATLPPLDDGVVLRARALVRAAAALRGWLLAPTAEADEVYDPYGAPITFFRSIGDEIREALDPVVTALTGVPART; this is encoded by the coding sequence TTGACGGCCCCTGAAGCGGGGCGTGGCATAGGTATCGGGGAGCATCTCGCGGAGGAGACGACGACGTTCGGCTTTCCGCGTGACACCTTCCGCATCCTCCACGTCAGCACCGGCAATGTGTGCCGCTCGCCCATCACCGAGCGGCTGACCCGCCATTTCGTGACAGAGCGGCTCGGCGTGCTCGGCGGCGGGCTGATCGTGGAGAGCGCGGGCACCTGGGGCCACGAGGGCGCGCCGATGGAGGCCAACGCGGAGACCGTGCTGGTCGAGTTCGGCGCGGACGCCTCCGGATTCGTCGGCAGGGAGCTGCTGGACGAGCACGTCATCAGGGCCGACCTGGTCCTCACCGCGACCCGCGACCACCGCGCCCAGGTCATCTCCATGGGCCATTCGGCGGGTCTGCGCACCTTCACCCTGAAGGAGTTCACCCGCCTGGTCCGCGCCATAGACCCGGCCACGCTGCCGCCCCTGGACGACGGCGTGGTCCTGCGGGCCCGCGCCCTGGTCCGCGCGGCGGCGGCCCTGCGCGGCTGGCTTCTCGCCCCGACCGCGGAGGCGGACGAGGTCTACGACCCGTACGGCGCGCCGATCACCTTCTTCCGGTCCATCGGCGACGAGATACGAGAGGCGCTGGATCCCGTGGTGACGGCGCTGACGGGAGTCCCGGCGCGGACGTGA
- a CDS encoding L-threonylcarbamoyladenylate synthase: MARRYDTNDATDRATGLREAASAVRRGELVVLPTDTVYGIGADAFSSEAVADLLAAKGRGRTMPTPVLIGSPNTLHGLVTDFSELAWELVDAFWPGALTLVAKHQPSLQWDLGDTRGTVAVRMPLHPVALELLTEVGPMAVSSANLTGHPAPEDCDAAQEMLGDSVSVYLDGGPTPGNVPSSIVDVTGRVPVLLREGAISPEELRKVVPDLEVAN; this comes from the coding sequence ATGGCACGGCGATACGACACCAACGACGCGACCGACCGCGCGACGGGTCTGCGCGAGGCCGCGTCCGCGGTCCGCCGGGGCGAGCTGGTGGTGCTCCCGACCGACACGGTGTACGGCATCGGCGCCGACGCGTTCTCCTCCGAGGCCGTCGCCGACCTGCTCGCCGCCAAGGGCCGGGGCCGCACTATGCCCACCCCTGTCCTCATCGGCTCCCCGAACACCCTGCACGGCCTCGTCACGGACTTCTCCGAGCTGGCCTGGGAGCTGGTCGACGCCTTCTGGCCGGGCGCCCTCACGCTGGTCGCCAAGCACCAGCCGTCCCTGCAGTGGGACCTCGGCGACACCCGCGGCACGGTGGCCGTCCGTATGCCCCTGCACCCGGTCGCGCTCGAGCTGCTCACCGAGGTCGGCCCTATGGCCGTCTCCTCCGCCAACCTCACCGGCCACCCGGCGCCGGAGGACTGCGACGCCGCGCAGGAGATGCTGGGCGACTCCGTCTCCGTCTACCTCGACGGCGGCCCGACCCCCGGCAACGTCCCGTCGTCCATCGTCGACGTCACCGGCCGGGTGCCGGTGCTGCTGCGCGAGGGCGCGATCTCGCCGGAGGAGCTGCGCAAGGTCGTACCCGACCTCGAGGTGGCGAATTGA